In Drechmeria coniospora strain ARSEF 6962 chromosome 03, whole genome shotgun sequence, the DNA window TCGGCGTCGCAGGTATCGGCCGGTAGCGCgagtgtactccgtgcggacGAACGGTgccgcttgcttgctcgcaCTCGCTCGCACGCTCAAGTAcccgcaagtactccgtccgcCAACTTCATAGCACTTATACCCCGACTGTACTCCCGCACGCTGTACGGTCACCGCCCCACCGGCGGTGACGCAGCCGGAAATGGATTCCGTTGATCCGTTTTCatcgcctcgcctcctccacgTCGACCGCTTCGAGGCTCGGCTGCAACATGAATAACTCAGACAAACGGCATCATCTACCTCGCTGAACTCTCACCGACGCTGCGCCTCCGACATGCCCCTGCTGTCCCTGCCGACGGAGCTGCTTCTGGCCATAGCCCATCACCTCGACTCGTGCCGGGACATCGACGCCCTGGCACGTGCCAACTGCCGGCTCTACCGGGAACTCATCATCCACCTCTACCGCTACGATGCCAAGCACTAtcgggccgccgccctcttctgggcggcgaggaacggcCGCTGCGAGACGATACGGCGGGCCGTGGCCACGGGGGTTAGCCTTGACGAGCACGCCATGCtgcccatcgccgtcgagaacggccacggctccgtcgtcagcCTCCTGCTGAGCCTGCGGGACGTCGACCTCTCCGTCAAGTGCGACAACGGCTGGacgctcctcggcctcgccgcgcGGTCCGGTCACGCCGACGTGGCgaggctcctcgtcgaggccggcgccgacatcCGCGACGGCTACGTCGGCTGGACGCCGCTCAACGTGGCCGCCAACTCGggccacctcgccgtcgcgagctacctcctcggcgagggcgccgaccCCGAGCTGCGCAGCGAGAGCGGCTGGACGCCCCTCAAGTCGGCCTCGTGCAACggccacgccgccgtcgccgagctgctcctcgccagcggcgccgacgtccaggcctcggccgaccggGGCTGGACGCCGCTGCACTCGGCCGCCAACTCGGGCCACGGGGACATtgtcggcctgctcgtcgacggcggcgccgacacggccgtcgccaccgtcgacggctggaCGGCCCtgaccctcgccgccgacaaggGCAAGGCCGAGTCGGTCTGGATGCTGCTGCGCAagggcgccgacgtggccCTGGCGTGCGGCAACGGCTGGACGCCCCTGACCCTCGCCTCCGACAGCGGCCACATCGACATTGTCGAGAtgatcctcgacgccggcgccgaaaTCGGCGCGCCCTGCAACCACGGCTGGACGCCCCtgagcctcgccgccggcgccggccacgccgccgtcgtcaagctgctgctcgaccgcggcgccgacgtcgccgtcaccaACGACGCCGGCTGGCCGCCGCTCCTCACGGCCTCGGACCGCGGCCACCAGGACGTCGTCCGCGTCCTGCTCGaccacggcgccgacgtccagGCCTCGAACCCGAGCGGGTGGACGCCGctgcacgccgtcgccgagaacGGCaggctcgccatcgccggcatgCTGCTGGatcacggcgccgacgccgacgccgccaaccGGAGCGGCTGGAGCCCCTTtcacgtcgccgcccacaACAACCGCCACGAGACGGTCGAGTTCATGCTCGCGCggtccgccgtcgacgtcaacctCCGCGACAACAAcggccgcaccgccgccttccACGCCGCCATCCGAGGCCACGCCGAGACGGTGGAGCGCATGCTCGCCCGTGACATCTCCTTTGACATTGACGACATGTACGGCTCGGCTGCCGTCCTGGCGGCCACGAGGAACGGccacgaggccgtcgtgcgCACGCTGCTCGATCACGCCGGCTTCGACACCCACTCGCCCGACTTGTTTGGCGAAACGATCCTTTCCTGGGCCGCCCGCAGCGGCAACCCTCGTCTGCTTGATTTGCTTTGCGACTattctcgacgacgcggcaaCGACGTAGGTGAAGACGTGCAAGTGGAGCAGAACCCTGTCAAGTTTATTGGAGATTCTTGCTGGTGCGAGATATGCACCCGCTGCACCGTGCTGGGCACCGTGTCGTACGAGTGTCCGAcgtgcgacggcggctgtTTTCTTGTCTGTGCCGAATGTTATGATATGGGTATACGGTGCCGAGTCGCATCTCACGAGCTGGCACCACATCAGTGCAATAGAGTAGAATGATGAATATAACGTCTTCATGCCAGAACCCCCGCCAGGGACCTCCGAGGGCGCGTCGGAGCCTACGTTGCGCTTGACCAAGaattcgacgacgccggcacgATGTCTGTTGCGCGAAAACACGGCCGAGAATCGTGAATCGTGTCCCAGATGGCGCAACAATGTTCAAGCACGCATAAAGACGATCAAGGAACAGCGGCGGCAACCCAAGGAAAATGACCTTGTCGCATTCCCCCGAGGAGCATCTGCCAGCCGTAGGGCACGATGCCTACGAATGCTTTTTGCACCGATGGACGCCCTCGTACCTGGTCACTGATCGAACCCTCGCACCTAGCCTCTCGCCTACCGATGACATTCCTCCGTGGCTGCGCATCGTCCGTCGTCACTTCACGCCCATGCTTCCTTCGCAACCATGTGCCGAGCTCAGTCACACACGcccgcgacgacgtcgacggtaGCACGGATGCTGCCACTGGCCCGTGGGATAAAAGTGGCATGGAAAGCGCAGAGCGCATCATCGTGACGCAACAAAGTGCCCGGTGCTgctcgcgtcgacgacggaaacAAATCCATGCGCCGCCCTCCTGGATTCCATCACCTGTGTCGGTGGAGACTCGAGTGAGATGAGCAACAACAGTGCATCATGTGTCAGTGCCGCCCATCGTTGGCACTCTCGACGTGCCGTCGTGTCCCTTCTCAAAGCTCGTCGCGGCTGTCGGatccgtccgtcgtcgcggaTTCGGACGAGGCAGCCGTCGGCTCCGCCTCGGAAGAGCCAGccgtcacctcggcctcggaagagccggccgtcgcctcgggtTCCGTCGACTGGTACGACGACTCTTGCCCCTCATGCTTGCCATCCCACGGCTGTACTTTGTTGTCCACGACGGATTGGATAAAGTCACCGACAATGTCggggacgagctcgccggcgtACGGGTATGCTAGCTTCGTCGACAGGTCGTACACGGCGAAGCCCACCTTGCCGGATATGCCCaggccgctcgtcggccactcGTCCGAGTTGAAGGTGACGAGAACGATGCCGGGCTCGTGGTCCTTGAACCGTTGGGCCACGGACATCATGCGTATCCTGTACTTGTTGAGCTCGGCTCGGTCGTTGCTAAAGTAGTAGGCTAGATATTTTTCGTGCTGCGCCGTGGAACGAGGTTAgcgtcgactcggccgcgcatgtgctcggccgccgtggcccgACAGGACGTACGCGCGTGAGCTTGAGGTTTCTCTTGCTCGTGAGCTCTTGAATCAGCGGCTCCGTGCACGCCGACACAAACTCCCTGAGGGGGTCGACGAGGTTCAAGTCGGAGATGCTGagctccgtctcctcgatGTGGTTGTGGCACCTGAACTGGGCCGGAGGCTGCGCGCCGGAGACGAGGCCAAAGGTGTATCGGTCGTGCAGCTTCTCGGCCGTTTCGGTGTACCAGCCTAGCAACTCTTTCTCTTCGCCCAGCGAGGCGATGAAgacgatgtcgtcgatggtggAGAACGaggcgaggtcgtcgccgccgacattCGTCATCATCGGTCGGAGGATGCGTTCCACAAAGGAGACGATGCTGCATCGACGTCAGCACCATCCAAGGTCGGGGCTGCGCGGTCGGGTGGCACAAacgccgtcgctcgtcgaTCGCCACGGTATCGGACCATGGCTCCGTCGCGACGATAGAGCCTGATGGTGGGGAAGGAGACGACGTCAAACTCTCGACAGAGCTCGGCGTCTCGGGTGCAATCAATCGCCAGCCGCGTCGTGCCGGTGTGCTGAACCGTTTCCCACTCCGGCAGCAGCGTCGTGCTCGCCTCCCTGCGAGACCGGCCATCGTCAGCCAAGCCAGTCACCGACCGAGTCGTGCTTTTGCccgtgacggcggcaacgatgGAGACTTACGCATCAGGCTGCCGAGTGCAACCAATTGATCAGCACGTCGAGTCCACGGCGAGTCGAGCTACGGCGCCCATCCGGACGGTACTCACCACGACAACTACCCGGACTCGGCATCAGCGAATGATCAGGTGTCCAACGGACGTGCTATTCGGCATCATTCGTGCAACTTACAGGCAATGAGGGTGCGTTCGTCTTCGGCGAGGCTCTTCTTCACCTCGGCCTCTcggctcgtcgtccacgCTGCCGCCTGACCGGCCAGCAGGGGAATGGCCCATACGACGGGAGACCACATCCTGCAGACGTCGATCCTTTGATTCCCtgctccttgtccttgtcctcgtcgccggcgagctgtACGCCGTGGTGGGTggggtggtgggtggtgggtggtgctGGGAGAGCACTTCGGTCGAGGATCCGAAAGATGCTGAAATGGCGATGCTAGCAAAATCGACACGACGCCTCCCTTTGGATGACCTAGGCTGCGTTATTGTTGTTGCTTCTGGTAACTCACACGGCTCACCCGATGGTCGTTCGACGCCTACGCAGGACAGGACAGAACGTGAGACATGCCGAAACAGCTAGCCGGTTCTGCTCAAGGGCCTACGCAGCTCGTTTCCCCTCTGGGACTGGCGGCCGTAGGGATGTTATGCTGCATCGTCCGTTGCTCGCCAGTCGATGGTGCGGGTTgaggccgtcgtccatcATGCCATGTTGGAATAGCCCTCAAGCCTCAAATGGATGACGTGTCCCTTACGTCCGTCACGGCAGCCACCGCGACGGAAGCCACAGCGACGGAAGCCACAGCGATGAAGCCACAGGCTGCCAACATGAGGCGCACGCCATGAGGCTACCAAAATGTcctccccccttccccctccccccctccctcccatGTCTGACCAGGCCAGCGAGGCCCCCCCCGTCGCACGAATGCAGGAACAGGAACGGACGATGGAGCGATGTGATGttgcgtgtacttgcttgacGGTACATGCCTCGACTCTCCCGCCCCTGGCCTTGCTTTTGCCACCCGCTCCCTCGTCGCTCCTCGAATCGACCCAGTGCCGTCCATaccgtccgtccgtctcgcTGTCATGGCCGTTCAGCTACGGCGATAATCTCCCGAATCACTCTCCAGAAAAACACCATCACGATGCAGACCCGAGAGCTCCTCGCCTGGGcgatgctcgccgtcgcgggcgtcgtgcgggccgaggccgacgtgccCCCTCCGGCGGAATCCTCTGAAGCCGTGGCCTCGGACGGCGTGGCCTCGGACGGCGAAGCCTCtgagccggcggcgcccatTTCCATCATCCCCGACGACTATACCTGCGTCCACCCGCCGTACCGGGCTCACATCTTTAGCCAGTCGCCGCTCATCGTCTACCTCGAAAATTTCATCACGCCGGATGAACGCGTCCACCTGCAAGCAATAGCGTACGTCGCCTTCTCCCGCCTctcctgccccccccccccccctcgtgGCCTCGACTCGAGCTTCCAGCTGACGTCGGCTCGCAGCCACGGCAAGTTTCAGAGCTCCGTCGTCCTCAACCCCGAAGGTCGCGCCGTCTCCAACTCGGTCCGCTCCtcgcagtcgacgacggtcaaggccgacg includes these proteins:
- a CDS encoding ankyrin; this translates as MPLLSLPTELLLAIAHHLDSCRDIDALARANCRLYRELIIHLYRYDAKHYRAAALFWAARNGRCETIRRAVATGVSLDEHAMLPIAVENGHGSVVSLLLSLRDVDLSVKCDNGWTLLGLAARSGHADVARLLVEAGADIRDGYVGWTPLNVAANSGHLAVASYLLGEGADPELRSESGWTPLKSASCNGHAAVAELLLASGADVQASADRGWTPLHSAANSGHGDIVGLLVDGGADTAVATVDGWTALTLAADKGKAESVWMLLRKGADVALACGNGWTPLTLASDSGHIDIVEMILDAGAEIGAPCNHGWTPLSLAAGAGHAAVVKLLLDRGADVAVTNDAGWPPLLTASDRGHQDVVRVLLDHGADVQASNPSGWTPLHAVAENGRLAIAGMLLDHGADADAANRSGWSPFHVAAHNNRHETVEFMLARSAVDVNLRDNNGRTAAFHAAIRGHAETVERMLARDISFDIDDMYGSAAVLAATRNGHEAVVRTLLDHAGFDTHSPDLFGETILSWAARSGNPRLLDLLCDYSRRRGNDVGEDVQVEQNPVKFIGDSCWCEICTRCTVLGTVSYECPTDLRGRVGAYVALDQEFDDAGTMSVARKHGRES